From one Choloepus didactylus isolate mChoDid1 chromosome 24, mChoDid1.pri, whole genome shotgun sequence genomic stretch:
- the LOC119519870 gene encoding double-stranded RNA-binding protein Staufen homolog 2 isoform X2 encodes MLQINQMFSVQLSLGDQTWESEGSSIKKAQQAVANKALSESTLPKPVQKPPKSNVNNNPGSITPTVELNGLAMKRGEPAIYRPLDPKPFPNYRANYNFRGMYNQRYHCPMPKIFYVQLTVGNNEFFGEGKTRQAARHNAAMKALQALQNEPIPEKSPQNGESGKEMDDDKDANKSEISLVFEIALKRNMPVSFEVIKESGPPHMKSFVTRVSVGEFSAEGEGNSKKLSKKRAATTVLQELKKLPPLPVVEKPKLFFKKRPKTIVKAGPEYGQGMNPISRLAQIQQAKKEKEPDYVLLSERGMPRRREFVMQVKVGSEVATGTGPNKKIAKKNAAEAMLLQLGYKASTNLQEQLDKTGENKGWSGPKAGFPEPTNNTPKGILHLSPDVYQEMEASRHKVISGTTLGYLSPKDMNQPSSSFFSISPTSNSSATIARELLMNGTSPTAEAIGLKGSSPTPPCSPVQPSKQLEYLARIQGFQV; translated from the exons ATGCTTCAAATAAATC AGATGTTCTCAGTACAGCTGAGTCTTGGTGACCAGACATGGGAATCAGAAGGGAGCAGTATAAAGAAGGCCCAACAAGCTGTTGCTAATAAAGCTTTGTCTGAATCTACGCTTCCCAAACCAGTTCAGAAACCACCCAAAAGTAATGTTAATAATAACCCAGGCAGTATAACTCCAACTGTGGAATTGAATGGGCTTGCTATGAAAAGGGGAGAGCCTGCCATCTACAGGCCATTAGACCCAAAGCCATTCCCCAATTATAGAGCTAATTACAACTTTCGGGGCATGTACAATCAAAGGTATCATTGCCCAATGCCTAAGATCTTTTATGTTCAGCTGACTGTAGGAAATAATGAATTTTTCGGAGAAGGAAAGACCCGACAAGCTGCTAGGCACAATGCTGCAATGAAAGCCCTTCAAGCGCTGCAGAATGAACCTATTCCAGAAAAATCACCTCAGAATGGAGaatcaggaaaagaaatggaCGATgacaaagatgcaaataaatctGAGATCAGCTTAGTGTTTGAAATTGCTCTGAAGAGAAATATGCCTGTCAGTTTTGAGGTTATTAAGGAAAGTGGACCACCACATATGAAAAGCTTTGTTACTCGGGTATCAGTGGGAGAGTTCTctgcagaaggagaaggaaatagCAAAAAGCTCTCCAAGAAGCGTGCTGCAACCACTGTTTTACAGGAGCTTAAAAAACTTCCACCTCTTCCTGTGGTTGAAAAgccaaaactattttttaaaaaacgccCTAAAACAATAGTAAAGGCTGGTCCAGAATATGGTCAAGGAATGAACCCCATTAGCCGCCTGGCTCAAATTCAACAggccaaaaaggaaaaggaaccaGATTATGTTTTGCTTTCAGAAAGAGGAATGCCTCGACGTCGAGAATTTGTAATGCAGGTCAAAGTAGGCAGTGAAGTTGCTACTGGAACAGGACCTAATAAAAAGATAGCCAAAAAAAATGCCGCAGAAGCAATGCTGTTACAACTTGGTTATAAAGCATCCACTAACCTTCAAGAGCAACTTGACAAGACAGGGGAAAACAAAGGATGGAGTGGTCCAAAGGCTGGGTTTCCTGAACCAACAAATAACACTCCCAAAGGAATTCTTCATTTGTCTCCTGATGTTTATCAAGAAATGGAAGCCAGCCGCCACAAAGTAATCTCTGGCACTACTCTAGGCTATTTGTCACCCAAAGATATGAACCAACCTTCAAGCTCTTTCTTCAGTATATCTCCCACCTCGAATAGTTCAGCTACAATTGCCAGGGAACTCCTTAT
- the LOC119519870 gene encoding double-stranded RNA-binding protein Staufen homolog 2 isoform X1, with product MANPKEKTPMCLVNELARFNRVQPQYKLLNERGPAHSKMFSVQLSLGDQTWESEGSSIKKAQQAVANKALSESTLPKPVQKPPKSNVNNNPGSITPTVELNGLAMKRGEPAIYRPLDPKPFPNYRANYNFRGMYNQRYHCPMPKIFYVQLTVGNNEFFGEGKTRQAARHNAAMKALQALQNEPIPEKSPQNGESGKEMDDDKDANKSEISLVFEIALKRNMPVSFEVIKESGPPHMKSFVTRVSVGEFSAEGEGNSKKLSKKRAATTVLQELKKLPPLPVVEKPKLFFKKRPKTIVKAGPEYGQGMNPISRLAQIQQAKKEKEPDYVLLSERGMPRRREFVMQVKVGSEVATGTGPNKKIAKKNAAEAMLLQLGYKASTNLQEQLDKTGENKGWSGPKAGFPEPTNNTPKGILHLSPDVYQEMEASRHKVISGTTLGYLSPKDMNQPSSSFFSISPTSNSSATIARELLMNGTSPTAEAIGLKGSSPTPPCSPVQPSKQLEYLARIQGFQV from the coding sequence ATGGCAAACCCCAAAGAGAAAACTCCAATGTGTCTGGTAAATGAGTTAGCCCGTTTCAATAGAGTCCAACCCCAGTATAAACTTCTGAATGAAAGAGGGCCTGCTCATTCGAAGATGTTCTCAGTACAGCTGAGTCTTGGTGACCAGACATGGGAATCAGAAGGGAGCAGTATAAAGAAGGCCCAACAAGCTGTTGCTAATAAAGCTTTGTCTGAATCTACGCTTCCCAAACCAGTTCAGAAACCACCCAAAAGTAATGTTAATAATAACCCAGGCAGTATAACTCCAACTGTGGAATTGAATGGGCTTGCTATGAAAAGGGGAGAGCCTGCCATCTACAGGCCATTAGACCCAAAGCCATTCCCCAATTATAGAGCTAATTACAACTTTCGGGGCATGTACAATCAAAGGTATCATTGCCCAATGCCTAAGATCTTTTATGTTCAGCTGACTGTAGGAAATAATGAATTTTTCGGAGAAGGAAAGACCCGACAAGCTGCTAGGCACAATGCTGCAATGAAAGCCCTTCAAGCGCTGCAGAATGAACCTATTCCAGAAAAATCACCTCAGAATGGAGaatcaggaaaagaaatggaCGATgacaaagatgcaaataaatctGAGATCAGCTTAGTGTTTGAAATTGCTCTGAAGAGAAATATGCCTGTCAGTTTTGAGGTTATTAAGGAAAGTGGACCACCACATATGAAAAGCTTTGTTACTCGGGTATCAGTGGGAGAGTTCTctgcagaaggagaaggaaatagCAAAAAGCTCTCCAAGAAGCGTGCTGCAACCACTGTTTTACAGGAGCTTAAAAAACTTCCACCTCTTCCTGTGGTTGAAAAgccaaaactattttttaaaaaacgccCTAAAACAATAGTAAAGGCTGGTCCAGAATATGGTCAAGGAATGAACCCCATTAGCCGCCTGGCTCAAATTCAACAggccaaaaaggaaaaggaaccaGATTATGTTTTGCTTTCAGAAAGAGGAATGCCTCGACGTCGAGAATTTGTAATGCAGGTCAAAGTAGGCAGTGAAGTTGCTACTGGAACAGGACCTAATAAAAAGATAGCCAAAAAAAATGCCGCAGAAGCAATGCTGTTACAACTTGGTTATAAAGCATCCACTAACCTTCAAGAGCAACTTGACAAGACAGGGGAAAACAAAGGATGGAGTGGTCCAAAGGCTGGGTTTCCTGAACCAACAAATAACACTCCCAAAGGAATTCTTCATTTGTCTCCTGATGTTTATCAAGAAATGGAAGCCAGCCGCCACAAAGTAATCTCTGGCACTACTCTAGGCTATTTGTCACCCAAAGATATGAACCAACCTTCAAGCTCTTTCTTCAGTATATCTCCCACCTCGAATAGTTCAGCTACAATTGCCAGGGAACTCCTTAT